The genomic stretch TGCCGATGCGGGACATCTGGGCCGTGGCGAGCGACCTGGAGGGCGAACTGCCCCACCTGGTACCGACCCTGCGTGCCTTCCGCTGCCGTCCGGCCTCGGGTGACCGCCGGCTGGCCTGGGCGTACGGTCCGCTCGGCCACACCGCCCGGTTCGACGTGCTGCTGCAGACGGGATGGTGTCTGATGCAGAGCCGCTATGTGGTCGGTGGCATGGCAGCCGTACCCGAGGGGCGTGGAACCCGGTTCGCGGTGCTCGGTGGGATGCGCCAGCCCTGGTCCGCACCCGTCCAGCGGGCGCTGCGCCCTGTCGGGCGCTCCCGGGGCCTGCTGATGGTGGAGCGCGCCGTCCGGCGTGCCGAGCTCCGCCGCGGCCGGAAGCCGGCCTGAGCCGGCGCCGGGCAGCAACGCCCGGATCACGGACCTCTGCTCAGATCGCGGGACCGTACCCGCATGGCCCTGTGCCGACGCGACACCCCAACCACCAAGCGGCTGACGGCACTCTGGTACCACTCTTCGTCAAGGTCGTTTCGACACGGCTTCGGGAGTCACCCTCGGCACTTCGCCTCCGGCGATCGTGGCGGGCGCGTTTCACGCCCGCCACGTGTGGATTCACGTGTGGTTTCACGTGTGAATCGGTGCCGGGCGGCGGCGGTCGCCGCCGGGAGCAGTGGTCAACCCGTGTGGACCTTCAGTGCCGTCCGGACGGCGGATTCGAGGGCGCCTTCGATCCAGGCGGGCTTGATGGATGTGTGGTCTCCCGCGAAATGCAGCGACCCTTCGGAGGCGGGGATGTCGGGGAACAGTTCTGTGTGCTGGCCGGGGAACAGCACGGATGCCTCCCCGTAGGCGTAGTGGTCGCGCATCCACGACTGGGTCTTGCACTTGGTGGTGAAGAAGACCTCGCAGCGGCGGCCGTAGATGGCCTGTACTCCGGCGAGCGCGCGCAGATATCGCTCGTCGTCGGTGTAGGCGTCCCACTTGAGAGCGTCGTCGGACCAGCTGTAGGAGGCGAGCGTGATGCCTCCGTCGCCGATTTCCGTACCTCCTGAGTGCTCGAAGTAGACGAAGCGGTTGGCGTTGTCGCTCACGGAGCCGCCGCCGCGGGTATGAGCGGCTTCGGGCTCACCGCTCATGACGGGGCGGAAGGCGGTGAAGCACTTCTTGAGTTTGTCGGGGATCGTCACCCCGAGGTCCTTCACGGACTTGTGAGCACCGAGGTACGTGCCATCCTCGACCCGGCCCGCCTTGTACTTGTCGTAGAGCTTGTGCTCGATGGAGTTCAGCGCCTCCTTCCACTGCTCCTCGGTGAACTCCCACCAGCGGCGGGAGAATTCCAGCAGCACCTTGGTCGCGGCGTCGTAGTGCAGTTCCGTGATGGCCCGGCGCTTGCCGTAGGTGAGCGGCGGGTCGAAGGCCACGTGGCGCAGTCCGGAGAAGGGCACGGTGATGATCGCCTCGTCGCCCTCGAAGACCTCTGTGACACCCCCGTTGCCGGTCTGGCAGTCCTCGGAAACGGTGTGCACCTTCACTTTGCCATCGTGGTGTTCGATGCGTACGGCACGCCTGTCGAGCCTCACCTTGCCCTTCACGGGCGCGTACAGCGCGTCGGCGAGCAGTGCGGTCCCGCCCTTGATCTCCCAGAACTTGGTCTTGGGGTCGATCAGGGCGCTGGACAGGAAGCTGTGCAGGAAGGAGAGATGCAGCCGAGAGGTCAGGTTCTGGACGGTACCGATGAGGTCGATGGTCCTGATGTCGAGCTTGGCGACTTCGGTGAGGTACCGGTACATGGACCAGTGGCCGTACCTCTTGAGGACCTCGACCCAGCCGTTGACGAGGGCTGTGCCTTCCTTGCCCCGGATGAGCTGGTGTGCGGGTTCGAGGGCGTCTGCGAGGATTGCGGAGGCGGTCTTGGTGCGGTTGGGGCCCGTGACACCGAAGGTGTCGTTGATCTTTGCGGGGTTCTTCTCGTAGTCGGCCCGGCGCATATGGACGCCATTGACGTGGATCCAGGTGCGGTTGGCCTTCTTCGTCGGGTTCTTGACCTCCACGTCCACGAGGTAGAACTCCTGGAGCGGGAGGCCGTGCTTCTTCAGCAGTGCCATGAGGAGGGGGTGGCTGTCGGGCAGCCGCATGGCCCCGGCTTCCGCGTACTGCTTGGGGTCGGCGAAGGGCTGCTCCCCGTTCTCGTGGCCGCCCTTGCGGAACGTCTTGATACGGCCCCCGACCCGATTGCCGTTGGCTTCGATCACGGTGACATCGTGGCCCGCCCGGTTGAGCAGGTCGGCGGCGAGCAGCCCGGCCGGCCCGGCCCCGACGATCAGGACCCGCTTCGTCGCCTTCGCCCGGCTGGCGGGCAGGCCGTTCTCGATGGCCTTCAGGTAGGCCGGGACGAGGGGTTGGTCGTGCTCGTCGTAGACGGTGATGGCGCGCGCGACCGTGGTGTACGCCCGGGGATCGGTGCCGGGCGGCGCCTCTGCCGGCACCGTCGAGGGCGCGGTGGCGGGGCTCAGCGCGGTCGCGGGCGCGACGGAGGCGGCGGTGAGTCCGGCAGCGAGCGCCGAGGCACCTGTCGCCGTGACCACAGCGCGCCGCGAGGGCTGTGAGGCCGGCGAAGCACTCGACGCAGGCTGCTCCTCGCCTGACACGTCTGTGTTCCGCGTGGTCGCCGGAGTCATGTCGGGATTGCTCATGTTGTGTGAACGCATGGCTCATCACACTTGGCATACGAGCGACACCAAGCCAGCGCCTTCACACGGACGGGGACGGTAAACCACTCCCACGGCTACAAGAAGCGCCAGCCGGTCAACGGGCCTACGGGAGGCGGGTGTTGACTCTCACGGCTCTCAGCTCAGCACCCTGAACCTCAACATCACCACTGCGTGCAGACCTTACGACCGTGCGGGTTGGTTGACGATCAGAAGGGTGATGTTCGCGGGCCGGAAGCCCAGAAGGGCATAGATGCGGGCGACTGTGTCCTCGGCATAGGCGAGGAAGACGGTCCTCACCCCGTGGTTGCGGGCATGGACGGTCAGGGCCGCGGTGACGGCCGCGGCCAGGCCCTGGCGGCGAGCGGTGGGGAGGGTGGCGACGCCGCCGATCTCGGTGGTGCCGTCCGGGGCAAGGGCAGCGATGAGTGTTTTGTGCCTGGCGCGGATGGTGTGCCGGATCGCCTCGACCGTGCCGTCCGCGGCCAGTTCCTCAGCCGCCGCCGACAGTTCCGCGAGGCCCGCGAGGCCCACAGCGGTGCCCGGCTCGGCGAAGGCCAGGCGAGGGAGAGTGAGTACTTTGGGCAGAGCCGGGTCGTCGGCCGTCAGCACGCGGAGCGTGACGCCGTCCGGCAGGAGCTGCGGAGGCACTTGATGGTGCGGGTCGAGGGCCATCAGCGGGCGTTCTTCCACCGGCAGGCCGACGGCCTCGATACGGGCACGTAGCGTCGGGGCTGCCCCGGCGAGCGGCTCGGACCGCCGTTAGTAAGGGGTTCCTGGTTGCTT from Streptomyces roseochromogenus subsp. oscitans DS 12.976 encodes the following:
- a CDS encoding GNAT family N-acetyltransferase → MALDPHHQVPPQLLPDGVTLRVLTADDPALPKVLTLPRLAFAEPGTAVGLAGLAELSAAAEELAADGTVEAIRHTIRARHKTLIAALAPDGTTEIGGVATLPTARRQGLAAAVTAALTVHARNHGVRTVFLAYAEDTVARIYALLGFRPANITLLIVNQPARS
- a CDS encoding FAD-dependent oxidoreductase, whose translation is MSNPDMTPATTRNTDVSGEEQPASSASPASQPSRRAVVTATGASALAAGLTAASVAPATALSPATAPSTVPAEAPPGTDPRAYTTVARAITVYDEHDQPLVPAYLKAIENGLPASRAKATKRVLIVGAGPAGLLAADLLNRAGHDVTVIEANGNRVGGRIKTFRKGGHENGEQPFADPKQYAEAGAMRLPDSHPLLMALLKKHGLPLQEFYLVDVEVKNPTKKANRTWIHVNGVHMRRADYEKNPAKINDTFGVTGPNRTKTASAILADALEPAHQLIRGKEGTALVNGWVEVLKRYGHWSMYRYLTEVAKLDIRTIDLIGTVQNLTSRLHLSFLHSFLSSALIDPKTKFWEIKGGTALLADALYAPVKGKVRLDRRAVRIEHHDGKVKVHTVSEDCQTGNGGVTEVFEGDEAIITVPFSGLRHVAFDPPLTYGKRRAITELHYDAATKVLLEFSRRWWEFTEEQWKEALNSIEHKLYDKYKAGRVEDGTYLGAHKSVKDLGVTIPDKLKKCFTAFRPVMSGEPEAAHTRGGGSVSDNANRFVYFEHSGGTEIGDGGITLASYSWSDDALKWDAYTDDERYLRALAGVQAIYGRRCEVFFTTKCKTQSWMRDHYAYGEASVLFPGQHTELFPDIPASEGSLHFAGDHTSIKPAWIEGALESAVRTALKVHTG